One Schistocerca piceifrons isolate TAMUIC-IGC-003096 chromosome 11, iqSchPice1.1, whole genome shotgun sequence genomic window carries:
- the LOC124719718 gene encoding BTB/POZ and MATH domain-containing protein 4-like: protein MSAVTEVQNNTTEALAALVDGGEDALVTLVAGETRVAAHRAVLAAASPVFAAMFAHDMLEASCGQVSIDDVEGPVLRLLVAYTYTLQAPQLPDMAAQLLSAADKYGLSALKAACERQLISQLAVETAAATAVTAMRHSCPDATRAAVAFIKDHLQVMATRGWADAVLEYPQEVIEVSSMLGEPPAEACSPTATGGGSTPNSDSQPHSGHSRTPAAAAPPTSARHTPPPDDAAVCHFWSLSDAERGRRLREAAEEGVVEEVRALLAAGADVGAKDGEFGGTALHWAAGRGDAAVVRLLLSAASDPNARDHWGETPLHVAALNGHAEAAAALLQAGADRGVASNSGRTPLDMARQRNHQEIVEMLTGR, encoded by the exons ATGTCGGCAGTTACGGAGGTTCAGAACAACACAACCGAGGCCCTGGCCGCCCTGGTAGATGGGGGTGAAGACGCCCTGGTGACGCTGGTGGCGGGCGAGACGAGGGTGGCGGCTCACAGGGCCGTGTTGGCAGCCGCGAGCCCCGTGTTCGCAGCGATGTTCGCGCACGACATGCTGGAGGCCAGCTGCGGCCAGGTGAGCATCGACGACGTGGAGGGCCCGGTGCTGAGGCTCCTGGTCGCCTACACGTATACCCTGCAGGCCCCCCAGCTGCCCGACATGGCCGCCCAGCTGCTCTCGGCGGCCGACAAATACGGCTTGTCGGCCCTGAAGGCTGCCTGCGAGCGGCAGCTGATCTCGCAGTTGGCCGTCGAGACCGCAGCGGCGACGGCCGTCACGGCAATGAGGCACTCGTGCCCGGACGCCACCAGGGCTGCCGTCGCCTTCATAAAGGACCACCTGCAGGTGATGGCCACGCGGGGCTGGGCGGACGCTGTGCTCGAGTACCCGCAAGAAGTCATTGAAGTCAGCAGTATGCTCGGTGAGCCACCGGCAGAAGCCTG CTCGCCGACCGCCACAGGGGGCGGGTCCACCCCCAACTCTGACAGTCAACCCCACAGCGGCCACAGCCGGACTCCTGCTGCAGCTGCGCCTCCCACGTCTGCCCGACACACCCCTCCACCTGATGACGCAGCCGTCTGTCACTTCTG gagcctttCTGATGCAGAGCGAGGCAGGAGGCTGAGAGAGGCGGCTGAGGAGGGGGTGGTGGAGGAGGTGCGGGCGTTGCTGGCGGCTGGGGCGGACGTGGGGGCGAAGGACGGGGAATTCGGGGGGACCGCCCTGCACTGGGCTGCAGGGAGAGGCGACGCggctgtggtgcggctgctgctCTCTGCGGCGTCCGACCCCAACGCCAGGGATCATTGGGGGGAGACGCCGCTGCACGTGGCGGCACTGAATGGCCACGCAGAAGCGGCGGCTGCGTTGCTGCAGGCCGGAGCCGACAGGGGGGTGGCGAGTAATAGTGGGAGGACCCCCCTGGACATGGCCAGGCAGCGCAACCATCAGGAGATCGTCGAGATGCTAACAGGGCGTTAG